The genomic segment GCTGACCGCTGATGCACGTATCACGAACGAAGTGCGCCGGGTGTTTAACTTCATCGAGAACCCGTACCGGCCCGTGAGTTTTGATTACCTGCTGGTGTCGCCGCAAAACTCGCGTCGCCTGATGTACGAAATGATCGACCAGGAAATTGCTAACGCTCAGCAGGGGCTGCCGTCCGGGATCACGCTCAAGCTCAATAACCTCGTCGATAAAGGACTGGTAGACCGCCTCTATGCGGCGTCGGGTTCTGGCGTACAGGTCAACTTGCTCATTCGCGGTATGTGCTCTCTCATCCCGCAACTTGAGGGGATCAGCGATAATATTCAGGTGATCAGCATCGTGGATCGCTACCTGGAGCACGACAGGGTCTATATTTTCGAAAATGGCGGCGATAAACGTGTTTATTTATCCTCTGCCGACTGGATGACGCGTAATATTGACTACCGCATAGAGGTCGCTACGCCGTTGCTGGATCCGCGCCTGAAACAGCGCATTCTGGATATCATTGATATCCTGTTCAGTGATACGGTGAAAGCCCGTTATGTGGATAAAGAACTGAGCAATCGCTATGTGCCGCGTGGCAATCGCCGCAAAGTTCGCGCACAATTGGCGATTTACGATTACATCAAATCTCTTGAACAGCCTGAATAATCTATGCCGATAACTTCTGATGCTCCACGACCGGAGGAATTTGCTGCGGTCGATCTCGGCTCTAACAGCTTCCATATGGTGATAGCCCGTGTGGTGGATGGCGCCATGCAAATCATTGGTCGCCTGAAGCAGCGCGTACATCTCGCCGATGGGCTTGATGAAAATAATATGCTGAGCGAAGAGGCCATGGAGCGCGGCCTCGCTTGTCTTTCCCTGTTTGCCGAGCGTTTGCAGGGCTTCGCCGCGGCCAACGTCTGTATTGTCGGCACGCATACGCTGCGCCAGGCGTCGAACGCGTCAGAGTTTTTAAAGCGCGCGGAAGACGTCATTCCCTACCCGATTGAAATTATCTCCGGCAACGAAGAAGCGCGTCTCATCTTTATGGGCGTGGAACACACCCAGCCAGAGCGTGGGCGCAAGCTGGTGATTGATATCGGTGGTGGCTCAACGGAGCTGGTGATTGGCGAAGATTTCGAGCCGCAACTGGTGGAAAGCCGTCGCATGGGCTGCGTCAGTTTTGGGCAGCATTTTTTCCCGAACGGGGAAATCACGCCGGATAACTTCCGTCGCGCACGCCTGGCTGCGGTACAAAAGCTCGAAAACCTCGCCTGGCAATACCGCCTTAAAGGCTGGACCGTCGCGCTGGGCGCGTCGGGCACCATTAAAGCCGCGCACGAAGTTCTGGTGGAGCTTGGCGAAAAAGACGGTTTTATCACGCCGGATCGCCTCGATATGTTGCGCGACGAGGTGCTGAAGTTTGGCCATTTCTCCGCCCTCACCCTGCCGGGTCTGTCGGATGAACGTAAAGTGGTGTTTGTGCCGGGGCTCGCTATCCTCTGCGGCGTGTTTGACGCGCTGGCTATCCGCGAATTGCGCCTGTCAGACGGCGCGCTGCGCGAAGGTGTGTTGTATGAGATGGAAGGCCGTTTTCGCCATCAGGATATTCGCATCCGTACCGCGCAAAGCCTGGCAAACCAGTATCATATCGACCGCGAACAGGCACACCGGGTGCTGGATACCACCATGCAGATGTATCAGCAGTGGGAGCAGCAAAACGCGAAGCTCACGAACCCGTCGCTGGCGGCATTACTGAAGTGGGCTGCGATGCTGCACGAGGTGGGGCTTGGTATTAATCACAGCGGCCTGCATCGCCATTCGTCCTACATTCTTCAGCACAGCGATCTGCCCGGCTTTAATCAGGAGCAGCAGATGATGATGGCGACGCTGGTGCGCTATCACCGCAAGGCGATTAAGCTCGACGAGCTGCCGCGCTTTACGCTGTATAAGAAAAAACAGTTTCTGCCGCTTATCCAGTTGTTGCGCCTCGGCGTGTTACTGAATAATCAGCGACAGGCGACGACCACGCCGCCTACGCTGGTGCTACATACCGATGAGAACCACTGGACGCTGCGTTTCCCACACGACTGGTTCAGCCAGAATGCGCTGGTATTGCTTGATCTCGAACGCGAGCAGCAATACTGGGAAGGCGTCACCGGCTGGAAGCTGAACATTGAAGAAGAGGCGAGCCCGGAAGTGGCTGCCTGAAACGCAAAACGGTGAGCCTGGCTCACCGTTTTGCTTTATACAGCAACATTATTGTGCGGCCATTACCGGTGGCGCGCCTGGCTCCACCAGCGACTCCAGCGGCTGCGGCTTACCAATCACATATCCCTGCAAATAGTCAATGCCGAGCGCGCACGCCACCTGTTTTATCTCCTCGCTTTCGACATATTCTGCCACCACCTGCATGTTTTTCATGCGCGCCAGATGACACATCGATTCGACAATCTGATAATCCAGGCTGCTGGTAACGATATTGCGAATAAAGCTGCCATCGATTTTCAGAATATCGGCGTTAATATTTTTCAGCCGCGCATAGCTGGCATAACCCGTACCGAAATCGTCGATTGCGATGCGACACCCCATCGAGCGCAGCCTTGCGAGTGTCACCTGCGTCTGTTCCACATTGGTGAACGACTGGCTTTCCGTGATTTCAAAAATCAGTTGCCAGGGCTCGACGTGATAACGCGCCAGCAGGCGTTGTACTTCCCCCGGAAAGGGCACGCGGCACACCGTGGCGGGCGTCAGATTGATAGAAAAGCGGCTCGCGGGCAGTTGCTCGCGCCGGGCGTCCATAAATTGCAGCGTACTTTCCAGCACCATCAGGTCGATGCGTGACGACAGCCCAAACTCATGCGCTACCGGCAGGAAATTTTCCGGCGCGATAAGCTCGCCGTCATCGCCCCGCATACGCAGCAGAATCTCGTAATAGCTGTCGCCGCGCATGCCTTCGATGCGCTGCGCCATCAGCCGGAAATGGTGGTTGTCGAGCGCCTGCTGAAGGCGATTAAGCATATCGACTTTAAGCTTCACGGCTTTTTGTACGTGGTTTGCGCCACGGCACTGCAGGCTTTCGGGCTGATTAGTCGCAAGCGACAGATCCGCCATCGTGCTCATTTCCCCAAGCAACAAATGCAGGTGAGTTACCGGGGCGCGTACAAAGCTGTAGCTGATGCCAACCTGCGGCTGCAGAGGCATGCCGTCCCACATAAAGCGGAACTGGCGCACGCGTTTATCGAGCGCGTCAATGCGCTCCAGATACGATTCGGTGTGGATACGCAGCACAATATCGTGCCCCGAGAGTTGATAGGCAAGCTCGTCTGGCAGCAGGCTCTGACGCAGCCATGCCGCCATCTGCTGCTTATAGAGAATGCGCAGCATGACGCCGTAATTACGCCCTAAAAGCTCAAGCTCGGGAATGCGCATAAAACAGAGTACTGACCACGGCGCTTTACCGAGATCGCGATTCAGCGCCCGCAAATTCGGCATATGGCTGAGTGGGTCGATAAGGGCAAGACGGCGGCCACGCAGGTGCATCGCGCGCTGGCGTGTCGCTGTGAGCGCCATAAAAACGATTACCAGTGAAAACACCCCGTAACTGGAGGTGTTAATCACCATCTGGGTTTCGTAACCAGGCACTGACGGGAAGTAGAGATAGTAGTAATGGCACAGCAACGCCAGCACCGGCGTCCAGGCGGTCGTGATAAAGAAATAACCGAAACGCATCGCGCCCCACAACATCACGGGTAAAAGCAGTGACAGCGTGTACGTGGTGCTGAATAACGAACTGCTGTTCTCCTTCGGCTGTACCAGACAACCAAGCAGAAACAGAATAATGCCTGTCCAGATGATGACTTCCGCTGTGCTGACTTTCTTATCGCACTGGGCCCGCGCCTGGGAGAGGAAATTTTGCAGGTAGCGGGGATGGCGAAGCACACGGATAACGAGATAAAAAAATGGCGTACCTGTCAGGCACCCAACCAGCACGGCCTGATAGCTAATTAGCGTCAGAACGGTAAACGGATTATCGCCGGTAAGGGAGGTTGGGCGTTCATAAAGGCCGAGAAAAGCGGCTATCTGATAAAAGAGAATGAAAACGGTGGCATTGAAAAAGACCAGCCAGAACATCCGCTGCGCGCCGCTTCGCGTATGCCACCAGGAGACGGCATGATGGCCTGGCGCAAAGATGCGGTAGCCCGCCCAGCTGAGCGCCGTCGCTACCAGAAAGTTCATTAACGTCACGCAGAGATCAAGCGCGCCCACATGGCGGTGATAATAGAGAAGGACGCTCATGGCGATGCCGGGTAGCGCGCAGCGACCATAAATCATCATGAATGCGCTAAACAGCGACAGCGGCAGGTAATAAAGCACCACGAGCCCGCCATCAAGATGCGCATAGGTATTTCCGGCACGGGCTATGGGCAATAACAGCAGCGGCAAAACCAGCGGCAATGCCCACCACTTGTCTTTATTTTTTTTGAGTGTTTCAACCAATAACATAGATGCTCGATACCAAACCCCACGTTCCCGGGCAAGAATTGCAGGCAGGCATCCGACCTGGCTGTTAATAACCGCGTAAAGCTGGAGGCAGACGCGGCGCGGTTAGCCGATTTTAGTCACAGGAAACCGCTTTCCATTGATATACATCAAGTTATACGCCCACACCAGATGAGCACAGGCAGTTGCAGAAAAAGACGCGGATCACATTATTCATCAACTGCTTAAATCTATTGATAAAAAGCATATTTGGCAGATCTGTACGCAATTTTACATGATGAATAATTGACCTCTTCGGCTCGCTGTGCCTTAATATTTGCGTCGCCCGCAGATGACGGGTAAACCTGAAGGGTAAAGGCGTGTCACAGGCCACCAGCATACGAAGACGGCATCGATTTAACAGTCGAATGACCCGCATTGTACTGCTTATTAGTTTTCTTTTCTTCTTTGGTCGCTTTATCTACTCTGCCGTCGGCGCATGGTATCACCACCAGGATAAAGTCCAGGCCCAGCAAATCAGCATGACTCTCGATTCCTCTTCGCAGCAACAGCCGCGCTAGTGTCTTAAGCCCCCTTGCGACGCCATACAAAAACGCCTGCAATCCAGATGACGGGCGTTTTCGTGTAAGCCTTCGCCTTTAAGCGGGCAGGCTATTCTCACTCGTTTCTCGTTTCTCGTTAATTGCTAAATCCTTCAGGCCATGCACTGACGGGCCAGCACGTCACACACTCCCAAATAGCCAGACGAACCGAATACGTCTTCTCCCAACGGCATCTGCTGACCAGGAATTTGGACGGGGCCAACGTCATGGTCTACAACTTACCGATGATTATTTACCTTGCGCCCTGGAGGTATCGGGACGCTGTCCGCCCTCACAGGTGTCGTGCGCTAACGCCTGCGAGTTATCCTCCTTCCCCGTCTGGCAAGGCACGCCATATCTGCGAGAGATAATGAGCAGCCGCGGCAAGTTATTCATTCAGGCTAACGATTGCCATGGCCAACGGGAGTAGGCTTTCGTCCACGACGCCTGTCCATACCTACGTACAAGGAATGAAATGATGACCAACCCTGTCGAGTCCTTTCCTGTTCATATTCCCCAGGCGCAGCTTGATGACCTGGCTCAGCGTCTGGCGCAAACCCGGTGGCCAGACCCGGAAACCGTATGCGACAGCAGCCAGGGGCCACAGCTGGCGCGTGTTCGCGCTCTGGTTGAGCACTGGCAAAACGCGTATGACTGGCGCGCCACGGAAACCCAACTCAACCAGTGGAACAGCAGCCGAACCGAGATTGACGGCCTCGGCATTCACTTCCTGCATATTCGCTCTCCCCATCCTGACGCGCTGCCCTTACTGATGACCCATGGCTGGCCAGGTTCCCTGCTTGAATTCAGAGAGATGATCGGACCGCTTACCGACCCTACCGCACATGGCGGGAACGCCTGCGATGCGTTTCATTTGGTTATCCCGGCGCTACCGGGTTTTGGTTTTAGTGATAAACCCACGTCGCCGGGATGGGGCGTAGAGAAAACCGCCAGCGCATGGGTGCAACTTATGGAACGTTTAGGGTATGGCCAGCGCTGGGCTGCCCAGGGCGGCGACTGGGGGTCGGCCGTGACCACGGCGCTGGGGCATATGCGCCCGTCAGGCCTTATCGGCATTCACCTGAACATGGTGATGTACCAGCCGAGCGAAGATGAAATCGCCCAGGCCACGCCTGAAGAGCAGCGCATGCTGGCTGATGCCCAGCGCTACATTCAGGAGCTTTCGGGCTATATGAAAGTGCAAAGCACCCGTCCGCAGTCGGTAGGTTTTGCCCTGGCAGACTCTCCCGTTGGCCTGGCGGCATGGATATATGCGCTGTTTCAGGACGCCACCGAAAGCAGCGGAGAGCCTGAACGCGTTATCGATATTAACGCCCTGATCGATGACATCATGATGTACTGGTTGCCGAATGCCGGCCCAAGTTCGATCCGCTTCTACTGGGAAGGGATAGGCAAAACGCAAAAATCAGGCCCCACCACCGCCGTGCCTGTCCCTGCGGGCGTAAGCATGTTTCCTGGCGAGTTGCTGCGCCTCTCACGGCGCTGGGCGCAGGCACGCTTCGCCGACCTGCGATTCTTCGCCGAAGCCGAACACGGCGGGCACTTCGCCGCCATGGAAAACCCGGCGGTCCTCACCGACCATGTGCGTGAGACTTTCCGTTCGCTGCGTTGATACTGTCGCCTGCCTGGCGCGGCGGCGGGGTTGAGCTAAAAGTTGGCTAACGAGATGCAGATGTGAAGAAGAATGAGGTTGTAGATTCAGGGTAAGGCGCCAGCTGTCACTTTCTCAGCCTGGCTAAATGTTATCGGGACCCTGTCAGCATAAACCCACCTGACAGGGTCCCGATGTACTTTCTGGTGATATCCGCACGGCGCACCATGACCCATGCCATGGATGACGCCGCACAAATCACGGCCTGTTCTTACTGATATCCTAACAACAGACCGCGGGGGCCAGATTTATTCCCATTCAATCGTGGCTGGCGGCTTGCCGCTGATGTCGTAAACGACACGGGAGATGCCGTTAACTTCATTGATGATACGATTAGAGACGCGGCCCAGGAAATCGTAGGGCAGATGCGCCCAGTGAGCGGTCATGAAGTCTATTGTCTCCACCGCGCGCAGAGAGACGACCCAGTCATATTTACGGCCATCGCCCATTACGCCGACGGAGCGCACCGGCAGGAAGACGGTGAAAGCCTGGCTGACTTTGTCGTAGAGATCGGCACGACGCAGTTCTTCAATAAAGATGGCGTCAGCGCGGCGCAGCAGGTCGCAGTACTCTTTCTTGACTTCGCCCAGTACGCGAACACCGAGGCCCGGCCCCGGGAACGGGTGGCGGTACAGCATGTCGTACGGCAGACCGAGTTCCAGACCAATTTTACGCACTTCGTCTTTGAACAGCTCTTTCAGCGGCTCGACGAGGCCCATCTTCATCTCTTTTGGCAGGCCGCCCACGTTGTGGTGAGATTTGATCACGTGCGCTTTGCCGGTGGCAGAAGCGGCGGATTCAATCACGTCCGGATAAATGGTGCCCTGCGCGAGCCACTTCACGTCTTCAAGCTTCAGCGCTTCTTCGTCGAACACTTCCACGAACACACGGCCAATGATCTTACGTTTGGCTTCCGGATCGTTTTCGCCCGCCAGCGCATCCAGGAAACGTGCTTCCGCCGGGACGTGGACGATGTTAAGGCCGAAGTGGTCACCGAACATGTCCAGCACCTGTTCAGCTTCGTTCAGGCGCAGCAGGCCGTTATCCACGAACACACAGGTCAGACGATCGCCAATCGCGCGGTGCAGCAGCATGGCGGTGACAGAAGAATCCACACCACCGGAAAGGCCCAGAATCACGCGGTCGTGGCCCACCTGCTGGCGAATACGCTCAACGGCGTCGTCGATGATTTTCGCTGGCGTCCAGAGTGCTTCACATTCACAGATGTCGCGCACAAAGCGCTCCAGCATACGCAAGCCCTGACGGGTATGCGTCACTTCCGGGTGGAACTGCACGCCGTAGAAGCGTTTTTCTTCGTTAGCCATAATGGCGAACGGGCAGGTTTCAGTGCTGGCGACGGTCACGAAATCAGACGGGATGGCCGTCACTTTGTCGCCGTGGCTCATCCACACATCCAGCAGCGGATTGCCATCAGCGCTCAGCGCGTCTTCAATGCCGCGCACCAGGGCGCTGTCGGTTTTCACTTCCACCTGCGCATAGCCGAATTCACGCTCGTTAGAGCCTTCCACATGGCCGCCCAGTTGCATCGCCATGGTCTGCATGCCGTAGCACACGCCCAGCACCGGTACACCCGCGTTAAACACATATTCCGGCGCGCGCGGGCTGTTTTCTTCGGTGGTGCTTTCCGGGCCGCCAGAAAGAATAATCCCGTTCGGGTTGAAGCCGCGGATCTGCTCTTCTGTCACGTCCCACGCCCACAGTTCGCAGTAAACGCCCAGTTCGCGCACACGGCGCGCTACCAGTTGGGTGTACTGCGAGCCGAAGTCGAGGATAAGGATACGATGCTTATGAATGTTGTCCGTCATTAACGCTTTTTCCAGAAAGTAGCTGACAAAAAGTAAACGCCCGACGTTAACGCCGGGCGAGGAAAATTAAGAACCCATCCGGTAATTCGGAGACTCTTTGGTGATGGTCACATCGTGAACGTGGCTTTCCTGGATACCCGCGCCGCTGATACGCACGAATTCCGCTTTAGTACGCAGTTCATCAATCGTGCCGCACCCGGTCAGCCCCATGCAGGAGCGCAGGCCGCCCATCTGCTGGTGGATAATCTCTTTCAGACGGCCTTTATACGCAACACGGCCTTCAATGCCTTCCGGCACCAGCTTGTCAGCGGCGTTGTCGGTCTGGAAGTAACGGTCGGATGAGCCTTTAGACATCGCGCCGAGTGAGCCCATACCGCGGTAAGATTTGTAAGAACGGCCCTGGTAGAGCTCGATTTCGCCCGGAGATTCTTCGGTACCGGCGAGCATGGAGCCCACCATTACCACGCTTGCGCCTGCCGCGATGGCTTTTGCAATATCGCCAGAGAAACGGATGCCGCCATCAGCGATAACCGGAATGCCAGTGCCTTCCAGCGCTTCAACCGCGTCGGCCACCGCAGTTATCTGTGGAACGCCTACGCCGGTGACGATACGGGTCGTACAAATAGAGCCCGGGCCGATACCGACTTTCACCGCGCTTACGCCCGCTTCCGCCAGCGCTTTCGCACCTGCGGCGGTCGCAACGTTGCCGCCGATAATTTGCAGATCCGGGTATTTCGCGCGGGTTTCACGAATACGCTGCAGCACGCCTTCGGAATGGCCGTGGGAAGAGTCAATAAGCAGCACGTCAACGCCTGCCGCCACCAGCGCATCGATACGCTCTTCGTTACCCGCGCCCGCGCCAACTGCAGCGCCAACGCGCAGACGGCCCTGCTCATCTTTACAGGAATTCGGCTTACGTTCGGCTTTCTGGAAATCTTTAACGGTGATCATGCCGCGCAGATGGAAGCTCTCATCGACCACCAGCGCTTTCTCAACGCGTTTTTCGTGCATTTTTGTCAGAACGACATCGCGGGATTCGCCTTCGCGTACGGTGACCAGACGCGCTTTTGGCGTCATGTAAACGCTCACCGGCTGGCTCAGGTCAGTCACAAAGCGCACATCGCGCCCGGTGATGATACCGACCAGCTCGTAGTCTTCGGTCACAACCGGATAGCCTGCGAAACCGTTGCGCTCGGTCAGCTCTTTCACTTCGCGAAGCGTCGTGGTCGGCAGGACAGTTTGCGGGTCGGTCACTACGCCGGATTCATGTTTTTTCACGCGCTTGACTTCTTCTGCCTGGCGCTCGATAGACATGTTTTTGTGGATAAAGCCGATGCCACCTTCCTGCGCCAGGGCAATCGCCAGACGCGCTTCGGTTACGGTGTCCATGGCCGCTGAAAGCATTGGAATGTTCAGGCGAATGGTTTTGGTCAGCTGAGTGCTGAGATCCGCGGTATTCGGCAGAACGGTAGAGTGAGCGGGAACGAGGAGGACGTCGTCAAACGTCAGTGCTTCTTTAGCGATACGTAGCATGGGCAATATCTCAACCTGGGGTGAATGAGAACAGATAAAATATTGCCGCGGCATTATACAGAGCGTAACCGATTGCTTCTACATTTTTTTGCGAAAAAAGGTTGCGATTGCCAGGACGCGGGTTACTATCGACTGAATAACCCGCTGATTTAAAATTTGATCCAGCTCACATGCCGCTTACTCAGACTCCCTCAATTTTTACTGTTAGCCGCCTTAACCAGAGCGTACGTCTGCTGCTTGAGCAGGAGATGGGTCAGGTCTGGATAAGCGGTGAAATCTCCAATTTCACTCAGCCTGCTTCCGGGCACTGGTACTTCACGCTTAAAGACGACACCGCCCAGGTGCGCTGCGCGATGTTTCGCAACAGCAACCGCCGGGTCACCTTCAGGCCCCAGCACGGCCAGCAGGTGCTGGTACGCGCGAATATCACGCTCTACGAGCCGCGTGGCGATTATCAAATCATCGTCGAAAGCATGCAGCCCGCAGGCGAAGGCCTGCTGCAACAGCGCTACGAACAGCTCAAGCAGCAGCTTGCCGCAGAAGGGCTGTTCGATCCGGCACTAAAAAAACCGTTGCCCTCCCCGGCCCGCCAGGTCGGGGTTATCACCTCGAAAACCGGCGCGGCACTGCATGATGTGCTGAACGTATTACGCCGCCGCGATCCATCGCTGCCGGTTATTATCTACCCGACAGCCGTACAGGGCGACGACGCGCCGGCGCAGATCGTGCGCGCGATTGAGCTTGCCAATCTGCGCGGCGAGTGCGACGTGTTAATCGTCGGTCGCGGCGGCGGCTCGCTTGAGGATTTGTGGAGTTTTAACGACGAGCGCGTCGCGAGAGCCATTTTCGCAAGCGGTATTCCTGTGGTCAGCGCGGTGGGCCATGAAACCGACGTCACTATCGCGGATTTCGTGGCCGATCTGCGCGCGCCGACGCCCTCCGCTGCGGCCGAAATCGTCAGTCGTAATCAGCTGGAACTGCTGCGCCAGATGCAAGGGCTGCAACAGCGTCTCGAAATGGCGATGGATTACTCGCTGGCAAGCCGCCAGCAGCGTTTTACACGCCTGCACCACCGGCTTGAGCAACAACACCCGCAACTGCGCCTCGCGCGTCAGCAAACGCTGCTGATGCGTTTACGTCAGCGTATGGATAATGCGCTCGACAGCCGGTTACGCCAGGCGACGCAACGCCAGGCTCGCGTGACGCAACGTCTGAACCAGCAGCAGCCGCTGCCGCGTCTGCATCGTGCCTCGGCCCGCATCCAGCAGCTCGAGTACCGTCTTGCCCAGACGGTTGCTACACGCCTTAGCCATACGCGTGAGCGTTTTGGCAATGCCATCACGCATCTGGAGGCCGTCAGCCCGCTGGCGACGCTGGCGCGTGGCTACAGCGTCACGACGGCAGGCGATGGCAATGTGCTGAAGGCGACCAGGCAGGTACAGCCCGGCGACACGCTGACAACACGGCTTTCGGATGGCTGGGTAGAGAGCGAAGTCCGCCAGATTACGCCTGCTAAAAAAACGCGCAAAAAGAAAACCGGATAAGCCTCAGGAGCAACTAACGGGTCACGAACTATACTGCAAGTGTTGGTTTTTTCAACGGCACTTGCCGAGTAAGGAGACCCCATGAACAACGCACGTTATCCGACCGTTATCCCCCCTTACATTCTGCGCCGCATTATCGATCACGGTTCAGAACCGCAGCAGCAGAAAGCGCGCCAGACTCTCACTCACGTTCAGACGTTGATGGCGCATCACAATGCCAGACCGACCGCGCCGCATGTTTCTGCCAAAGGTGAGCTGGAGCGCGACATTTACGACGCTCAGCATCGTGAAGAACTGCCCGGCAAGCCCGTGCGCCGTGAAGGTGAACCGTCTGCGGGCGACGTCGCGGTGGATGAAGCTTATGATTATCTGGGCGTCACGCACGATTTCTTCTGGAAAGCTTATCAGCGCGACTCGCTGGACAACAAAGGCCTCATCCTGAGTGGCACCGTACACTACGGGCGTGAGTACCAGAACGCCTTCTGGAATGGGCAGCAAATGGTCTTCGGCGACGGCGATGGTGAAATCTTCAACCGCTTCACTATCGCCATTGATGTTGTGGCACATGAGCTTAGCCACGGCGTGACGGAAACCGAAGCCGGATTGATTTATTTCGAGCAGGCAGGCGCGCTGAATGAATCGCTCTCCGATGTTTTCGGCTCACTGGTTAAACAGTATCAGCGCCAGCAGACCGCGGATAAGGCGGACTGGATCATTGGCGAAGGATTACTGGCGGAAGGCATCAACGGTACTGGCCTGCGCTCTATGTCTGCGCCTGGCACCGCGTATGATGACCCGCTGCTCGGCAAAGATCCGCAGCCCGGACACATGGACGATTTCGTGAAAACCCGTGAAGATAACGGCGGCGTGCACATCAACTCTGGCATTCCGAATCGCGCGTTTTACCTTGCGGCCACCGCGATTGGCGGTTACGCCTGGGAAAAAGCCGGTTATGCCTGGTATGACACAGTTTGTGACCGCTCACTTTCTCAAAATGCGGATTTCGCCAGCTTCGCGAAACTGACCATTGAACATGGCCGTAAACGCTCCGGGGAGAGCGTGGCGCAGGCCATTGAACATGCATGGAAAACGACAGGAGTGTTGTAATGGACTTGCCGGATCTGACGGATGATGCCGTCGTAGAGCTGGCGCGTGAAGGCGGCGTGGCGTATATGCCACGCCTTGCCGGGCAGCGACGCATCGCTGTTGCTGAGCTTAACGCCGAGCAGCGCCAGCGGCTTATCGATATCCTGCATCAGGCGCTGCCGAAGGCGTCCCCGCCAGGGCAGTCTGATTCTCCGGGTCGCGGCGATCAGCGTTATTTTCGCATCCAGATCCTCTGGACGCAGCATAATCAGGCAGGCTATGCCGACATCGTATTGTTAGTGCCGGAAAATTCCGCGCCGGAAGGGCTGCGTGAGCTGTGGAAGCGCGGCGAAGGGTGTATCTGCGATTAGTGCGGTTGTAGCGTAAACTCAACGCGTTTTTTGGATATCAAACCGTGACCATTGCGGCAGAAATAATCCACCGCGCCGCAGGCTTTCAGCACTTCCAGCGGCTGATGGCAATCCGGGCAGCGTGCTTCGACGGCATAGTCCTGATGGCAGGTAGAACAGTGCGCACCGCGCTCGCTTTGCTCAAGCGCGTTCTGGCAGTTTGGGCAATGTAATTCCACAAGAGACCTCCATAAAAACAGAGCGGGAGCCATGACGACTCCCGCTTCGATTATTTGCCTTTCTTAATGTGCTTAATCAGGCGTTTACGTTTACGCATCTGGTTTGGTGTCAGCGTATTACGCTTGTTCGCAAACGGGTTATCCCCTTCCTTGAACTGAATACGGATAGGCGTACCCATCACATCCAGCGATTTGCGGAAGTAGTTCATCAGATAACGCTTGTAAGAATCCGGCAGGTCTTTTACCTGATTGCCGTGGATCACTACGATCGGCGGATTATAACCGCCCGCATGCGCGTATTTCAGTTTCACGCGGCGACCACGTACCATCGGCGGCTGGTGATCTTCTTCCGCCATTTTCATAATGCGGGTCAGAAGTGACGTGCTGACGCGACGCGTGGAGCTGTCATACGCCTCGCGCACCGATTCAAACAAGTTACCAACGCCGCTGCCATGCAGTGCGGAGATAAAGTGAACACGCGCGAAATCGATAAAGCCGAG from the Cronobacter condimenti 1330 genome contains:
- the ppx gene encoding exopolyphosphatase: MPITSDAPRPEEFAAVDLGSNSFHMVIARVVDGAMQIIGRLKQRVHLADGLDENNMLSEEAMERGLACLSLFAERLQGFAAANVCIVGTHTLRQASNASEFLKRAEDVIPYPIEIISGNEEARLIFMGVEHTQPERGRKLVIDIGGGSTELVIGEDFEPQLVESRRMGCVSFGQHFFPNGEITPDNFRRARLAAVQKLENLAWQYRLKGWTVALGASGTIKAAHEVLVELGEKDGFITPDRLDMLRDEVLKFGHFSALTLPGLSDERKVVFVPGLAILCGVFDALAIRELRLSDGALREGVLYEMEGRFRHQDIRIRTAQSLANQYHIDREQAHRVLDTTMQMYQQWEQQNAKLTNPSLAALLKWAAMLHEVGLGINHSGLHRHSSYILQHSDLPGFNQEQQMMMATLVRYHRKAIKLDELPRFTLYKKKQFLPLIQLLRLGVLLNNQRQATTTPPTLVLHTDENHWTLRFPHDWFSQNALVLLDLEREQQYWEGVTGWKLNIEEEASPEVAA
- a CDS encoding sensor domain-containing phosphodiesterase, encoding MLLVETLKKNKDKWWALPLVLPLLLLPIARAGNTYAHLDGGLVVLYYLPLSLFSAFMMIYGRCALPGIAMSVLLYYHRHVGALDLCVTLMNFLVATALSWAGYRIFAPGHHAVSWWHTRSGAQRMFWLVFFNATVFILFYQIAAFLGLYERPTSLTGDNPFTVLTLISYQAVLVGCLTGTPFFYLVIRVLRHPRYLQNFLSQARAQCDKKVSTAEVIIWTGIILFLLGCLVQPKENSSSLFSTTYTLSLLLPVMLWGAMRFGYFFITTAWTPVLALLCHYYYLYFPSVPGYETQMVINTSSYGVFSLVIVFMALTATRQRAMHLRGRRLALIDPLSHMPNLRALNRDLGKAPWSVLCFMRIPELELLGRNYGVMLRILYKQQMAAWLRQSLLPDELAYQLSGHDIVLRIHTESYLERIDALDKRVRQFRFMWDGMPLQPQVGISYSFVRAPVTHLHLLLGEMSTMADLSLATNQPESLQCRGANHVQKAVKLKVDMLNRLQQALDNHHFRLMAQRIEGMRGDSYYEILLRMRGDDGELIAPENFLPVAHEFGLSSRIDLMVLESTLQFMDARREQLPASRFSINLTPATVCRVPFPGEVQRLLARYHVEPWQLIFEITESQSFTNVEQTQVTLARLRSMGCRIAIDDFGTGYASYARLKNINADILKIDGSFIRNIVTSSLDYQIVESMCHLARMKNMQVVAEYVESEEIKQVACALGIDYLQGYVIGKPQPLESLVEPGAPPVMAAQ
- a CDS encoding YfgG family protein — its product is MSQATSIRRRHRFNSRMTRIVLLISFLFFFGRFIYSAVGAWYHHQDKVQAQQISMTLDSSSQQQPR
- a CDS encoding epoxide hydrolase family protein is translated as MMTNPVESFPVHIPQAQLDDLAQRLAQTRWPDPETVCDSSQGPQLARVRALVEHWQNAYDWRATETQLNQWNSSRTEIDGLGIHFLHIRSPHPDALPLLMTHGWPGSLLEFREMIGPLTDPTAHGGNACDAFHLVIPALPGFGFSDKPTSPGWGVEKTASAWVQLMERLGYGQRWAAQGGDWGSAVTTALGHMRPSGLIGIHLNMVMYQPSEDEIAQATPEEQRMLADAQRYIQELSGYMKVQSTRPQSVGFALADSPVGLAAWIYALFQDATESSGEPERVIDINALIDDIMMYWLPNAGPSSIRFYWEGIGKTQKSGPTTAVPVPAGVSMFPGELLRLSRRWAQARFADLRFFAEAEHGGHFAAMENPAVLTDHVRETFRSLR